In Candidatus Methanoperedens sp., the following are encoded in one genomic region:
- a CDS encoding ABC transporter ATP-binding protein gives MSIKTEALTKTFGKITAVSELNLEVKEGEIFGLLGPNGAGKTTLISMLCTILKPTSGRAWVNGFDIVKEQGKVRKSIGIVFQQASVDDLLTGRENLALHNLLFEVPKAVRSQRIDEVLSLVNLEKRADDFVNTYSGGMRRRLELARGIMHHPKILFLDEPTLGLDPQTREHIWEYIKDLAQKECMTVLLTTHYMEEAEQLCDRVAIIDYGKIVALDSPVALKKKIAGDVISIRQKTPDIERIRKLDYVIKVEEKEGVLLISIKDAGKHLQDLLLNTGPIDFVEVRRGTLNDVFLHYTGRDIREAEAEGGFWERVMKR, from the coding sequence ATGAGCATCAAAACCGAGGCTCTTACCAAAACATTCGGTAAAATAACCGCTGTTAGCGAATTGAACCTCGAAGTAAAAGAGGGTGAGATATTCGGGCTTCTTGGCCCCAACGGCGCTGGGAAAACAACTCTTATCTCAATGCTGTGCACTATTTTAAAACCCACATCAGGAAGAGCCTGGGTCAATGGTTTTGATATAGTCAAAGAACAGGGAAAGGTGAGAAAATCAATAGGTATCGTCTTTCAGCAGGCAAGCGTTGATGACCTTCTGACCGGACGGGAAAATCTCGCTCTTCATAACCTGCTTTTTGAAGTCCCAAAAGCTGTAAGGTCGCAGCGTATTGATGAAGTCCTGTCTCTTGTGAATCTTGAAAAAAGGGCTGATGACTTTGTAAATACTTATTCAGGCGGAATGCGAAGGCGTCTGGAACTTGCCCGCGGGATAATGCACCATCCTAAAATCCTTTTCCTTGATGAGCCTACACTTGGTCTTGATCCGCAGACAAGAGAGCATATATGGGAGTATATAAAAGACCTTGCGCAGAAAGAATGCATGACAGTTTTACTTACAACTCATTATATGGAAGAAGCAGAGCAGCTTTGCGACAGGGTTGCAATCATCGATTATGGAAAGATTGTCGCGTTAGATTCACCTGTTGCCCTGAAGAAAAAGATAGCAGGGGATGTGATCAGTATCAGACAAAAAACACCTGATATCGAAAGAATCAGGAAACTTGATTATGTTATTAAAGTTGAGGAGAAAGAAGGGGTACTTCTTATTTCCATAAAGGATGCAGGCAAACATCTCCAGGATTTGCTTTTAAACACAGGTCCGATTGATTTTGTGGAGGTAAGAAGAGGAACGCTAAATGATGTATTCTTGCATTACACAGGCAGGGA
- a CDS encoding nucleotide-binding protein has translation MQKEEKIVIVLLIMAVLSLIIGYFGFIPQVAAYPEDSRIGEKVYAEGTILSKQMTAKGDNLILSISNLNIKVFISKDNGAKEVYDNLKIGDKVRINGKVAEYKNAREIVVESASDVTNL, from the coding sequence ATGCAAAAAGAAGAAAAAATAGTGATCGTACTGCTGATAATGGCAGTCCTTTCACTTATTATCGGTTATTTTGGTTTTATTCCGCAGGTTGCCGCATATCCAGAAGATTCCAGGATCGGGGAGAAAGTATATGCAGAAGGAACGATCCTCTCAAAACAGATGACAGCAAAAGGGGATAACCTGATCCTTTCAATTTCAAATCTCAATATCAAAGTATTCATCTCAAAAGACAATGGGGCAAAAGAAGTGTATGATAATTTGAAAATAGGTGACAAAGTACGTATTAATGGTAAAGTCGCAGAATATAAGAATGCACGAGAGATCGTAGTTGAAAGCGCAAGTGATGTAACAAACCTGTAA
- a CDS encoding FKBP-type peptidyl-prolyl cis-trans isomerase, producing the protein MKKLLILILAAGVLLSGCVDKTAQTVKKGDNISVNYVGSFENGTVFDTSIESVAKTNGLFTPGATYEPLNFTVGKKSVIEGFDEGVVGMKVGETKKLTIPPEKAYPVNPGQIYASPIIIDVPVNNTVKKGEVLPLDQFEQFFGENHTVGESLQIPNTNINITINNISSEVSFTYDFKLGSNVWDARAPWNQTVIKIDEKNITLRSNVKKNQVIQEPGYPFTTTVTDINDTNITLRRNPIPDTTVELPSMFGQMIPTKISFNETSVIFDQNPEVAGKTLIFNVTLVSIDK; encoded by the coding sequence ATGAAAAAATTATTAATTCTAATATTAGCAGCTGGAGTATTATTGAGCGGCTGCGTGGATAAAACAGCACAAACAGTAAAAAAGGGGGATAATATTTCCGTTAATTATGTTGGAAGCTTCGAGAACGGAACAGTTTTTGATACTTCTATTGAAAGTGTTGCTAAGACTAACGGTTTGTTTACTCCCGGTGCGACTTACGAACCGTTGAATTTCACTGTAGGAAAAAAATCAGTCATAGAAGGATTTGATGAAGGGGTTGTCGGAATGAAAGTGGGAGAGACCAAAAAATTAACAATTCCTCCTGAAAAAGCGTATCCTGTTAATCCCGGACAAATCTATGCAAGTCCAATAATAATTGATGTCCCGGTAAATAATACGGTTAAAAAGGGAGAGGTACTTCCGTTAGATCAATTTGAACAATTTTTTGGTGAAAATCATACTGTGGGCGAATCCCTGCAAATTCCAAATACAAATATCAATATAACTATCAATAATATCTCATCTGAAGTGTCATTTACCTATGACTTTAAACTGGGATCCAATGTATGGGATGCAAGAGCCCCATGGAATCAAACAGTAATAAAAATTGATGAAAAGAATATTACGTTAAGATCAAATGTTAAGAAAAACCAGGTTATACAGGAGCCAGGTTATCCCTTTACCACGACAGTTACTGATATAAATGATACAAATATCACTTTAAGACGTAACCCGATCCCTGATACAACAGTGGAACTTCCCAGTATGTTCGGCCAGATGATCCCCACAAAAATCAGTTTCAATGAGACATCTGTAATTTTTGACCAGAACCCTGAAGTTGCAGGAAAAACCCTTATCTTCAATGTAACATTGGTCTCGATAGATAAATGA
- a CDS encoding mechanosensitive ion channel: MEIPPLLKPLITLGISLVIAAAISVIIKILQKRAEKTNTKLDDIILHAIGRPLYILVIVAGIYYAIHQTPYLAGLINRYDQGYMYRRFIITIFITWIAASLAKRIIKEYGYDIAAKTQGDMDDRLVALADMSVTYIIWLFGIMTALLNIGYNITAFITGMGILGLAIALAAQNLLSNVFGGVTITLDQLYKVGDRVEMGGVYGDVYEIKPRYTNIKTLNNTIITIPNSKVINEQIINYAVPDASVRVKIPVSVAYGTDPKQVEKILLEIAGKTPLILKEPEASVRFTEYASSSQNFELIVWVRHYDDRHPIIDRVFREIFIRFKNEGIEMPFNQMDVHIKKD; this comes from the coding sequence ATGGAAATACCGCCATTACTTAAACCATTAATAACACTGGGCATCAGTCTGGTAATAGCTGCTGCAATAAGTGTTATAATAAAGATCCTTCAAAAAAGAGCCGAAAAGACAAATACAAAACTTGATGATATTATTCTTCATGCAATCGGGAGACCGCTTTACATACTTGTTATTGTTGCAGGCATTTATTATGCCATCCACCAGACCCCCTATCTGGCAGGCCTGATAAATAGATATGACCAGGGTTACATGTACAGGCGCTTTATTATCACTATTTTTATAACATGGATAGCTGCATCTCTGGCAAAGAGGATCATTAAAGAGTATGGCTATGATATTGCAGCGAAGACCCAGGGAGACATGGATGACAGGCTCGTGGCCCTTGCAGATATGTCAGTAACTTACATTATCTGGCTGTTTGGTATTATGACCGCCCTGTTGAATATCGGATATAATATAACAGCGTTCATCACAGGTATGGGAATCCTGGGTCTGGCCATCGCGCTTGCAGCCCAGAACCTGCTTTCAAACGTATTCGGGGGCGTCACCATCACCCTTGACCAGCTTTATAAAGTCGGGGACAGGGTGGAAATGGGCGGGGTCTATGGGGATGTCTACGAAATAAAACCCAGATATACCAATATAAAAACACTTAATAATACCATTATCACAATTCCCAACTCCAAAGTAATCAATGAGCAGATAATTAATTATGCAGTCCCTGATGCCTCGGTAAGGGTAAAGATACCTGTCAGCGTTGCATATGGTACTGATCCAAAACAGGTGGAGAAAATCCTTCTTGAAATTGCAGGTAAAACACCACTTATCCTGAAAGAACCTGAGGCTTCTGTCCGCTTTACTGAATATGCTTCGTCGTCCCAGAACTTCGAATTGATTGTATGGGTAAGACATTATGATGACAGGCATCCCATTATTGACCGGGTTTTCAGGGAGATTTTCATTCGCTTTAAAAATGAAGGGATTGAGATGCCATTTAACCAGATGGATGTGCATATAAAGAAAGACTAA
- a CDS encoding type II toxin-antitoxin system RelE/ParE family toxin — MSYRVEYTSKARKDLKKLPLDIAQSIIRSINRIKDDPYPHVKKIKGAQKNPLYTHRIGEYRAILYIGNEHLLVLVIEAGHRKKIYRKH; from the coding sequence ATGAGTTACAGGGTCGAATATACTTCAAAAGCAAGAAAAGATCTCAAAAAATTACCTCTGGATATCGCACAGAGCATAATCCGATCAATCAACAGAATAAAAGATGACCCTTATCCTCATGTAAAAAAGATCAAAGGGGCGCAAAAGAACCCTTTATATACTCACCGCATTGGTGAATATCGGGCTATCCTTTACATAGGAAATGAGCATTTGCTGGTCCTGGTGATAGAAGCAGGTCACAGGAAAAAGATCTACCGGAAACACTGA
- a CDS encoding ATP-binding protein, which yields MRISAGKGELISNYSGFQRIINLHKQIKTINSGDELIVEMPHWFDANMCAPFGAILSFIKNKNIITLNVTDSVMEILQKNKFFDKVGFITPPKLDNYKSTIEYFQFDVNEDNAFKKYVETHFGNNKHGIPRMSKELLRKFRESLYEIFGNSVLHSETDYIFACGQHFPSQKRLDFSIVDLGIGFHGNINKIMNLDLSPEEAIVWAMEENKTTKRGGVPGGLGLKLIKEFIEKNKGKMQIVTYNGYWEFSNGKTNLKKFVSDFPGTAVNIEINTADSTFYYLESENYENIF from the coding sequence ATGCGCATATCAGCAGGTAAGGGAGAACTTATAAGTAATTACAGTGGATTTCAGCGAATTATAAATCTCCACAAGCAAATAAAAACAATAAATTCCGGAGATGAGTTAATAGTAGAAATGCCCCATTGGTTTGATGCAAACATGTGTGCTCCTTTTGGGGCGATTTTATCATTTATAAAAAATAAAAATATTATTACTCTTAATGTTACAGATTCGGTTATGGAAATCTTGCAGAAAAACAAATTTTTTGACAAAGTTGGTTTTATTACCCCTCCTAAACTAGATAATTATAAATCTACTATTGAATATTTCCAATTTGATGTAAATGAGGATAATGCGTTCAAAAAATATGTTGAAACTCATTTTGGGAATAATAAACATGGAATTCCGAGAATGAGTAAAGAGCTCCTCAGAAAATTCAGAGAAAGTCTATACGAAATATTTGGAAACTCGGTCCTTCATTCAGAAACGGATTACATATTTGCATGTGGTCAACATTTTCCTTCCCAAAAACGTCTTGATTTTTCAATTGTTGATTTAGGCATTGGATTTCATGGAAATATAAATAAAATAATGAATTTAGATTTATCGCCTGAAGAGGCTATAGTTTGGGCAATGGAAGAAAATAAGACAACTAAAAGGGGTGGCGTTCCAGGTGGATTGGGATTAAAATTGATAAAGGAATTCATTGAAAAAAACAAAGGAAAAATGCAAATTGTAACCTACAACGGGTATTGGGAATTTTCGAATGGAAAAACAAATTTAAAAAAATTTGTTTCTGATTTTCCGGGGACTGCAGTGAATATAGAAATAAACACGGCAGATTCTACCTTTTATTATCTTGAGTCTGAAAATTATGAAAACATATTTTAA
- a CDS encoding DUF4325 domain-containing protein, with protein MNNIVKINVVEIVGDRICVTDKDGKKVYDVIFDALSNKKEIILSFDGVTDLTSAFLNNAIGQLYGNFKEDYIKSKLSVTDMPKNDMVILKRVVDRAKSFFEDPKHFIKVADAALGDDSGN; from the coding sequence ATGAATAATATAGTAAAAATTAATGTAGTTGAAATAGTAGGGGATAGAATCTGTGTTACTGATAAAGATGGGAAAAAAGTATATGATGTTATTTTTGATGCCCTTTCCAATAAAAAGGAAATCATACTTTCATTCGATGGTGTTACGGATTTAACATCAGCATTTTTGAATAATGCCATTGGTCAACTTTACGGTAATTTTAAGGAAGATTATATCAAATCAAAACTATCCGTTACTGATATGCCTAAAAATGACATGGTCATTTTAAAGAGAGTAGTTGATCGAGCAAAAAGTTTTTTTGAAGATCCAAAACACTTCATAAAAGTTGCTGATGCTGCTCTTGGTGATGACAGTGGTAACTAA
- a CDS encoding PIN domain-containing protein, which yields MLMLLLVMTVVTKITHINDYSPNVGDRLFFDANIWLAIYGPSPAHWTQTPCSSLFYKLIKNNIDIYTNSLIISEVVNSWARLEFNQQRTVLNFKTNEFKKFRETPEYLNVAEEISINIEKILRWSKRFDSGLESIDMEIINSKYKSGTYDFNDLIFREICKANNFILVTNDRDFCTTDVNILTANSNMLTMLRMSNNRCP from the coding sequence TTGCTGATGCTGCTCTTGGTGATGACAGTGGTAACTAAAATTACGCACATAAACGATTATTCTCCGAATGTTGGAGATAGGTTATTTTTTGATGCTAATATTTGGTTGGCCATATATGGTCCATCACCTGCACATTGGACCCAAACACCATGCTCTTCTCTGTTTTATAAATTAATCAAAAACAACATTGATATTTACACAAACAGCCTAATAATTTCGGAAGTAGTCAATTCTTGGGCACGTCTTGAATTTAATCAGCAAAGAACAGTGCTTAATTTTAAAACAAATGAATTTAAAAAGTTTAGAGAAACTCCTGAATATCTGAATGTTGCGGAAGAAATATCAATTAACATAGAAAAAATACTAAGATGGTCAAAACGATTTGATTCCGGTTTAGAATCAATTGATATGGAAATCATAAATTCTAAATATAAATCCGGAACTTATGACTTTAATGATCTCATATTCAGAGAAATCTGTAAGGCCAATAATTTCATTCTTGTCACTAATGATAGGGATTTCTGTACAACTGATGTAAATATTCTTACGGCTAACAGCAATATGTTAACGATGCTTAGGATGTCTAACAATAGATGTCCGTGA
- a CDS encoding IS701 family transposase, with protein MWGVHIKIFFKLIREDIIQARIELKIYHNYFIERFKTRTRKVIEQSKKYLYGCLTVQKRGTMTEIAKTVPNCNNQSLQHFISDSLWDENGLIHDIQDRLVELIGDKENGSLQLDESGFPKQGDSSAGVQRQYCGRLGKIENCQVGVFLGYVNNNKRILMDKRLYIPQEWVDDIERRKKCGIPDDLVFKTKAELGLEMILDAKRRDIPFGWIGMDSFYGQQPWFLAELEKERIVYIADIPCDTRVWLNRPDVGVPQNGIRGRNPTIEKVLNNDSNPIRVDKLANELDPSQWQRVYLRNSERKEMWCKLAYLRVFPVTDKLPGEECWLVIRSNEGETETKYQFSNASIDTSIERIGKMSCSRYWIERAIEDAKGEVGLADYEVRGYIGWNHHVAMVFMAMLFLLEMQDKWELKAPLLTIRDVREIFEVIMPKRKVTDKEILKLIKKKHKARDSAKLSHHKRGR; from the coding sequence ATATGGGGAGTACATATTAAGATATTTTTCAAACTTATAAGAGAGGACATAATACAGGCAAGGATCGAATTAAAGATCTACCATAACTATTTCATAGAACGTTTTAAGACCAGAACACGCAAAGTTATTGAGCAATCCAAGAAATATCTCTATGGCTGCTTGACCGTACAAAAAAGGGGGACTATGACAGAAATAGCAAAGACTGTTCCGAACTGCAATAATCAATCACTCCAGCACTTTATATCAGATTCGTTATGGGACGAAAATGGTCTCATACACGACATTCAGGACCGTTTGGTTGAACTGATCGGTGACAAAGAAAATGGCTCTCTTCAGTTAGACGAGTCAGGATTTCCAAAACAAGGCGATAGTTCAGCAGGAGTGCAAAGGCAATACTGTGGACGACTGGGAAAAATAGAAAACTGCCAGGTAGGAGTTTTCCTGGGTTATGTAAACAATAACAAGAGGATATTAATGGATAAACGTCTTTACATTCCTCAGGAGTGGGTAGATGATATCGAACGCAGAAAGAAATGCGGCATCCCGGATGATCTGGTTTTTAAAACCAAAGCTGAGCTTGGGCTGGAAATGATACTTGATGCCAAAAGACGAGACATCCCTTTTGGTTGGATTGGGATGGATTCTTTTTACGGGCAACAACCATGGTTTCTTGCTGAACTTGAAAAAGAGAGGATTGTTTATATTGCTGACATACCCTGTGATACAAGAGTATGGTTGAACAGACCTGATGTTGGAGTACCCCAAAATGGAATCCGAGGACGGAATCCAACAATCGAAAAGGTTCTTAATAATGATAGTAACCCGATACGAGTAGATAAGTTAGCAAACGAATTAGACCCTTCACAGTGGCAAAGGGTATATCTTAGGAATTCTGAACGAAAAGAAATGTGGTGCAAGCTTGCATATCTGAGGGTTTTTCCAGTCACGGATAAATTGCCGGGTGAGGAGTGCTGGCTTGTTATTCGAAGTAATGAGGGGGAAACTGAGACAAAATACCAGTTCTCAAATGCTTCGATCGATACAAGCATTGAGAGAATTGGAAAAATGTCTTGCAGCCGTTACTGGATTGAGCGTGCCATTGAGGATGCTAAAGGAGAGGTAGGTTTAGCAGATTATGAAGTCAGAGGTTATATTGGCTGGAATCATCATGTGGCTATGGTTTTTATGGCAATGCTGTTTCTTCTTGAGATGCAGGACAAATGGGAATTGAAAGCACCACTACTTACTATTAGGGATGTGAGGGAGATTTTTGAAGTTATTATGCCTAAAAGAAAGGTGACGGATAAAGAAATCTTAAAATTGATCAAGAAAAAACATAAAGCACGGGACTCAGCAAAATTATCTCACCATAAAAGAGGGAGGTAA
- a CDS encoding glutaredoxin, whose product MNEDDELAQIKKKRLEELMKRQQDAVTPKRQIVIEVFTSPTCPHCPTAVAMAKEVASQTQGVQAFEISTGTPQGFAKAALYGVKAVPTVFIDHKCAFVGAPPSIEALRKALKN is encoded by the coding sequence ATGAACGAAGATGATGAACTTGCACAGATAAAAAAGAAAAGACTTGAAGAACTGATGAAGCGCCAGCAGGATGCTGTTACCCCGAAACGCCAGATTGTGATTGAGGTATTTACATCACCGACATGTCCCCACTGCCCCACCGCTGTTGCGATGGCAAAGGAAGTTGCCTCGCAGACACAGGGTGTACAGGCGTTTGAGATTTCAACAGGTACCCCGCAGGGTTTTGCTAAAGCTGCGCTTTATGGTGTTAAGGCCGTCCCAACAGTATTCATTGATCACAAATGCGCTTTTGTCGGAGCGCCGCCATCTATCGAAGCGTTGCGAAAGGCGTTGAAAAATTAA
- a CDS encoding (Fe-S)-binding protein, translating to MAKEKPSLNTVNFTAAQLMEFDACTRCGECVKYCPTFDARDKNQDIEPRDKILRWRAFMTKSYGLKARLFGPEKISPEEIKKFTDDLYNCTTCGMCGTVCPAGINTIELWESTRANLVKHGTGPFGKQSLFPKLIEEGHNPYMKQQKDRLAWMTPDIKIAEKSDIAYFIGCTAGYNQQVLGVSTARILNKLNVPFMVLGEDEWCCSSALIRTGQQHINDTPKKAAIHNVEALKARGAKRVIFACAGCFRAAKIDWPRAYGKALPFEAIHMSQFLAEQVEAGKIKWEKSLNKTVTYHDPCHLGRHVGVFEEPRKVIKSMPGIKLVEMKRNRKEQRCCGAGGGVKAGIPDLALGVAKARVTDAKETGAEALISTCPFCRRNLLDGRNELKLDMNVDDLVVLTANLMGLSTDVKPPAPGAPMESISDLFRTQTIPPKPPAAPKVEAPKAAEAPVAAPAPKAEAPKAPVKEAPKAEAAPKAEPPAAKEAPKAAPVDKK from the coding sequence TTGGCTAAAGAGAAACCTTCATTAAACACGGTAAATTTCACTGCAGCACAGTTGATGGAATTTGATGCATGTACCCGGTGCGGCGAGTGTGTAAAGTACTGCCCGACCTTTGATGCAAGGGATAAGAACCAGGACATCGAACCAAGAGATAAGATCCTGCGGTGGCGGGCTTTTATGACCAAGAGTTATGGTCTGAAAGCAAGGCTTTTCGGGCCGGAAAAAATTTCTCCTGAGGAAATAAAGAAGTTCACAGATGACCTGTATAATTGTACTACGTGCGGTATGTGCGGAACAGTATGCCCTGCGGGTATCAACACTATCGAACTATGGGAATCCACAAGAGCGAACCTTGTAAAACACGGAACCGGTCCTTTCGGCAAGCAGAGCCTTTTCCCAAAACTCATTGAAGAAGGGCATAATCCATACATGAAGCAGCAAAAAGACCGCCTTGCATGGATGACACCTGATATCAAGATAGCCGAAAAATCCGATATTGCATATTTCATAGGATGCACAGCAGGATACAACCAGCAGGTTCTGGGTGTCAGCACTGCCAGGATATTGAATAAGCTCAATGTACCGTTCATGGTCCTTGGAGAAGATGAATGGTGCTGCTCTTCGGCCCTTATAAGAACAGGCCAGCAGCATATAAATGATACCCCGAAGAAAGCCGCGATTCATAATGTTGAAGCACTGAAAGCAAGAGGCGCAAAGAGAGTCATATTTGCCTGCGCCGGATGTTTCAGGGCAGCAAAGATCGACTGGCCGCGTGCTTATGGAAAAGCGTTGCCCTTTGAAGCGATCCATATGTCCCAGTTCCTGGCAGAGCAAGTTGAGGCCGGGAAGATAAAGTGGGAAAAGAGCCTTAACAAGACAGTCACTTACCATGACCCATGCCATCTTGGAAGACATGTTGGTGTGTTCGAAGAGCCCAGGAAAGTCATAAAAAGCATGCCTGGAATCAAACTTGTGGAAATGAAACGAAACCGCAAGGAACAGAGATGCTGCGGCGCTGGCGGAGGCGTAAAAGCAGGTATTCCCGACCTTGCACTCGGCGTGGCAAAAGCACGTGTCACTGATGCAAAAGAGACAGGTGCAGAAGCATTGATAAGCACATGCCCGTTCTGCAGGAGAAACCTCCTTGATGGCAGGAATGAACTCAAACTTGACATGAACGTGGACGACCTTGTAGTTCTTACAGCTAATTTGATGGGTCTGAGTACCGATGTCAAACCACCCGCACCGGGCGCTCCAATGGAATCCATAAGCGACCTTTTCAGGACGCAGACGATCCCGCCCAAACCACCGGCAGCTCCGAAGGTGGAAGCACCAAAAGCTGCGGAAGCACCGGTAGCTGCACCAGCTCCGAAAGCTGAAGCACCCAAAGCTCCTGTAAAAGAGGCTCCGAAAGCTGAGGCAGCCCCGAAGGCAGAACCGCCTGCGGCAAAGGAAGCTCCAAAAGCCGCACCAGTCGATAAGAAGTAG
- a CDS encoding disulfide reductase, with protein MATEGLTIFGKTVFDTLFIDYRIMVIAAIISIILFIVGIYIQLEKWGRAIPEGATKPYGAWGALKMIISRIFEKGLGHALEVLILDVAFQRRTYRRRKLEWFMHILIFWGWIGLLILTIVAAAAEFYGPFALGAGPEFFINMWKSLELPNDIFGYMLVAGIIIAIGRRLFSTGKDVQARNADVDWILIIGLLIVVITGFYAQAIRETAGLERAVISVYEAKAPGFFDNITVLFHEVFTLLFCVAYLPFSKYFHMITAPLTILVNQGGE; from the coding sequence ATGGCAACAGAAGGCCTTACAATATTTGGTAAAACGGTATTCGATACGCTTTTCATCGATTACAGGATCATGGTTATCGCAGCGATCATATCTATCATCCTGTTCATTGTTGGAATATACATACAATTAGAAAAATGGGGGCGAGCAATCCCCGAAGGCGCTACAAAACCATATGGTGCATGGGGCGCTCTCAAGATGATAATCAGCAGGATATTTGAAAAAGGTTTAGGACATGCCCTTGAAGTGTTGATACTTGATGTGGCATTCCAGCGCAGGACATACAGGCGCAGGAAACTTGAATGGTTCATGCATATCCTGATCTTCTGGGGCTGGATCGGATTGTTAATATTGACTATTGTTGCCGCAGCAGCTGAATTCTATGGGCCTTTTGCCCTTGGAGCAGGGCCTGAATTCTTCATCAATATGTGGAAATCCCTGGAGCTTCCCAATGACATTTTCGGTTATATGCTCGTTGCAGGCATTATTATCGCCATAGGAAGAAGATTATTCTCAACCGGGAAAGATGTTCAGGCCCGCAACGCGGATGTCGACTGGATATTGATTATTGGCCTGCTAATTGTCGTAATCACAGGATTTTATGCACAAGCTATCCGTGAGACAGCAGGTCTTGAAAGGGCTGTAATCTCAGTATATGAAGCGAAAGCTCCAGGATTTTTTGATAATATAACTGTGCTATTCCATGAGGTCTTTACCCTGCTATTCTGTGTTGCTTATCTTCCATTTAGCAAGTATTTCCATATGATAACAGCACCCCTGACCATTCTTGTCAACCAGGGAGGCGAGTAA
- a CDS encoding cysteine--tRNA ligase, translating into MLELFNSLTRKKETFEPSGNIVGIYTCGPSVYQYAHIGNFRTFVFEDVLVRYLKFKGYAVKRVMNLTDIEDKAITTAKKEGKKLSELTEYYSKIFFEDMETLELLPADVFPRATQHVPEIIDIIKKIMRNGYAYTGKDGSVYYDVPEFKDYGKLSHLKLRAGKKKIKRDEWGEDTSIISDFALWKSYEKKDGDVFWETELGKGRPGWHIECSAMSSKHLGKRFDIHVGGIDNIFPHHENVIAQNFGAFGINPSRYWLHCKHLMVDGNKMSKSGGNFYTLHDLIRKGWEPMAIKYLLLSINYRRRLNFTLEGLREATEKIDMTCAAIKRLKTINGSDNIQKIVTRTRKKFENVMDDNLNTGKALKIMEKFVEEVSKLNPDKKSSEEILGLFRDFDLVLGLQLFTSSESAFHASWAEAASGAP; encoded by the coding sequence ATGCTGGAACTTTTTAATTCTCTTACCAGAAAAAAAGAAACATTTGAACCATCAGGAAACATAGTCGGAATATATACATGCGGCCCCTCGGTTTACCAGTATGCACATATCGGGAATTTCAGGACTTTTGTATTTGAAGATGTGCTTGTAAGGTATCTAAAATTTAAAGGCTACGCAGTAAAAAGAGTAATGAATCTTACTGATATTGAGGATAAAGCAATAACCACTGCAAAAAAGGAAGGAAAGAAGCTTTCCGAACTGACGGAATACTATTCAAAGATTTTTTTCGAGGATATGGAAACCCTGGAACTATTACCTGCCGATGTTTTTCCAAGAGCCACACAACATGTGCCTGAGATAATCGATATTATAAAAAAGATAATGAGAAATGGTTACGCTTACACTGGTAAGGACGGATCGGTTTATTATGATGTCCCAGAGTTCAAAGATTATGGTAAACTCTCGCATCTTAAGCTGAGGGCAGGAAAGAAAAAAATTAAAAGGGACGAATGGGGTGAAGATACTTCAATTATCTCGGATTTCGCTCTCTGGAAGTCATATGAGAAAAAAGACGGAGATGTTTTCTGGGAAACTGAACTCGGAAAAGGCCGCCCAGGCTGGCATATAGAATGTTCTGCCATGTCTTCAAAGCATCTTGGCAAACGCTTTGATATTCATGTTGGAGGGATTGATAATATTTTCCCGCATCATGAGAACGTAATAGCGCAAAATTTCGGAGCATTCGGTATTAATCCTTCCAGATACTGGCTTCATTGCAAGCATCTCATGGTTGATGGCAACAAGATGTCAAAATCCGGCGGTAATTTCTACACGCTCCATGACCTGATCCGGAAAGGATGGGAACCAATGGCGATAAAATATCTGCTGCTTTCCATTAACTACAGGCGAAGGCTGAATTTCACACTTGAAGGACTCAGGGAAGCCACTGAAAAAATTGACATGACCTGTGCTGCGATAAAACGCCTGAAAACAATAAATGGCAGTGATAATATTCAAAAAATCGTGACCAGAACAAGAAAAAAATTTGAAAATGTGATGGATGATAACCTTAATACAGGAAAAGCGCTAAAAATTATGGAAAAGTTCGTAGAGGAGGTAAGTAAATTGAATCCTGACAAAAAATCCTCTGAAGAGATTCTTGGATTATTCAGGGATTTTGACCTGGTGCTCGGATTACAGCTATTTACATCCTCCGAATCTGCATTTCATGCTTCTTGGGCTGAAGCTGCATCAGGAGCGCCTTAA